One window of the Ramlibacter henchirensis genome contains the following:
- a CDS encoding LON peptidase substrate-binding domain-containing protein, with protein MATALTLQSLPLFPLGTVLFPGGVLPLRIFEVRYLDMIGRCHKAGAPFGVVALTQGHEVRQPGGGPEAFAAVGTLATIDALEHPRPGLMMIRAAGQQRFRIRASDQLKHGLWIADVERMDADKAVPVPDDLEATSLALAKVLHSLQERAATPEQMPVAQPWRLDDCGWVANRWCELLPLPVSLKQRLMELDNPLVRLELVSDVLVKTGIST; from the coding sequence TTGGCCACCGCGCTCACACTCCAGTCGCTCCCGCTGTTCCCGCTGGGCACGGTTCTGTTCCCCGGGGGCGTGTTGCCGCTGCGCATCTTCGAGGTGCGCTACCTCGACATGATCGGGCGCTGCCACAAGGCCGGCGCGCCGTTCGGCGTGGTGGCGCTCACGCAGGGCCATGAAGTTCGGCAACCCGGCGGCGGGCCCGAAGCCTTCGCGGCGGTGGGTACGCTGGCCACCATCGACGCGCTCGAGCATCCGCGGCCCGGCCTGATGATGATCCGTGCCGCCGGCCAGCAGCGCTTTCGCATCCGTGCGAGCGACCAGCTCAAGCATGGCTTGTGGATCGCCGACGTGGAGCGCATGGACGCCGACAAGGCGGTGCCGGTGCCAGACGATCTGGAGGCCACCTCGCTGGCGCTGGCCAAGGTGCTGCACTCGCTGCAGGAACGCGCCGCGACGCCGGAGCAGATGCCCGTGGCGCAGCCCTGGCGCTTGGACGATTGCGGATGGGTGGCGAATCGCTGGTGCGAGTTGCTGCCGCTGCCCGTGTCGCTCAAGCAGCGCCTGATGGAACTGGACAATCCGCTGGTCCGGCTCGAGCTGGTGAGCGACGTGCTCGTGAAGACGGGGATCTCGACCTAG
- a CDS encoding phosphoribosylanthranilate isomerase, with protein sequence MTAASHNPLSQRTRIKICGLTREQDVDAAVQAGADAVGFVLYPKSPRFVDAKRAAQLALRLPPFVTPVLLFVNEPTENVIAACEQVPAAMLQFHGDETPEQCRAASGNGARPWMRAARIPLDAAQPFDLIKFATLHEQARALLLDAHVEGYGGGGKAFDWSRLPPSVNAHLVLSGGLTPANVTDGIVQVRPRCRTLAVDVSSGVEAAKGVKDPEKIHQFVAAVRAADALLARCPNALLSTT encoded by the coding sequence ATGACCGCTGCCTCGCACAACCCCCTGAGCCAGCGCACGCGGATCAAGATCTGCGGCCTCACCCGTGAGCAGGACGTCGATGCCGCCGTGCAGGCCGGCGCCGACGCCGTCGGTTTCGTGCTCTACCCGAAAAGCCCACGTTTCGTGGATGCGAAACGGGCCGCGCAACTCGCGCTTCGGCTGCCGCCCTTCGTCACGCCCGTGCTCCTGTTCGTCAACGAGCCGACGGAGAACGTGATCGCGGCCTGCGAGCAGGTGCCCGCGGCGATGCTTCAGTTCCACGGGGACGAAACGCCTGAACAGTGCCGCGCCGCCAGCGGCAACGGCGCGCGTCCCTGGATGCGCGCCGCCCGCATCCCCCTCGACGCGGCCCAGCCGTTCGACTTGATAAAATTTGCGACCCTCCACGAACAAGCCCGGGCCCTGCTCCTCGATGCGCACGTCGAAGGGTATGGCGGCGGCGGCAAGGCATTCGATTGGTCACGGCTTCCTCCAAGCGTCAACGCTCACCTCGTCTTGTCTGGTGGACTGACGCCTGCAAACGTGACCGATGGCATCGTGCAAGTGCGGCCGCGTTGCAGGACGCTGGCCGTTGATGTGAGCTCCGGGGTCGAAGCCGCCAAGGGCGTGAAGGACCCCGAAAAGATCCATCAGTTCGTCGCGGCCGTGCGCGCCGCCGACGCTCTCCTTGCAAGGTGCCCGAATGCCCTCCTATCAACAACCTGA
- the accD gene encoding acetyl-CoA carboxylase, carboxyltransferase subunit beta has protein sequence MSWLEKLLPPKIQQTDPTERRSVPEGLWVKCPSCETVLYKTDLEHNQNVCPSCSHHHRIGARARLNGFLDPEGRWEIGQEVLPVDALKFKDSRRYPERLKEALENTGETDALVVMGGAVHGISLVAAAFEFDFMGGSMGSVVGERFARGVESALEQKVPFVCFTATGGARMQEGLLSLMQMAKTNAALTRLAKKGLPYISVLTDPTMGGVSAGFAFMGDVVIAEPKALIGFAGPRVIESTVRVTLPEGFQRAEFLQQKGGVDFICDRRELRMKVAHVLAMLQRQPADAVI, from the coding sequence ATGAGCTGGCTCGAAAAGCTGCTGCCCCCCAAGATCCAACAGACCGACCCGACCGAGCGCCGCAGCGTGCCCGAGGGCCTGTGGGTCAAGTGCCCGAGCTGCGAGACGGTCCTCTACAAGACGGACCTGGAGCACAACCAGAACGTCTGCCCGAGCTGCAGCCACCACCACCGCATCGGCGCGCGAGCCCGGCTCAACGGCTTCCTCGACCCCGAAGGCCGCTGGGAGATCGGACAGGAAGTGCTGCCGGTCGACGCGCTCAAGTTCAAGGACAGCCGCCGCTATCCCGAGCGGCTGAAGGAAGCGCTCGAGAACACCGGCGAGACCGATGCGCTGGTCGTCATGGGCGGCGCGGTGCACGGCATCAGCCTGGTGGCCGCGGCCTTCGAGTTCGACTTCATGGGCGGCAGCATGGGCAGCGTGGTCGGCGAGCGCTTCGCGCGCGGCGTGGAAAGTGCCCTCGAGCAGAAGGTGCCGTTCGTCTGCTTCACCGCGACCGGCGGCGCGCGCATGCAGGAAGGCCTGTTGTCGCTGATGCAGATGGCCAAGACCAACGCCGCGCTCACACGCCTCGCGAAGAAGGGGCTGCCCTACATCAGCGTGCTGACCGATCCCACCATGGGCGGCGTGAGCGCCGGTTTCGCTTTCATGGGCGACGTGGTCATCGCCGAACCCAAGGCGCTGATCGGCTTCGCCGGGCCGCGCGTGATCGAGTCGACGGTTCGCGTCACGCTGCCGGAAGGCTTCCAGCGCGCGGAGTTCCTGCAGCAGAAGGGCGGCGTCGATTTCATCTGCGACCGGCGCGAGCTGCGGATGAAGGTGGCCCACGTGCTGGCCATGCTGCAGCGCCAGCCCGCCGACGCGGTGATCTGA
- the neuC gene encoding UDP-N-acetylglucosamine 2-epimerase — protein sequence MRRIAYLTGTRADFGLMVSTLRRLQAMPGVEVSTFVTGMHLSAAYGDTVREVEASGLPIAASVPVNIDERTPEAMANAIGDTVQGLTRALAVHRPDLLLLLGDRGEMLAGAIAALHLGIPIAHLHGGERSGTVDEPVRHAITKLSHLHLVASEESRDRVIRMGELPEHVHVVGAPGLDEIVGRKPSAREALLHRLGLPAGARYALVLFHPVVQEAGDAGAQTRALLQAVRDEVLSQGLHAVWLAPNADAGSGAIVQEMQRATGDRLHCLTHVPRADYLDALEGAELLAGNSSSGIIEAASFGTPVVNVGTRQRLRQRNANTIDCGTDTAQIAAALREAVGHGRYSRENVYGDGRAGERIAELLGTHPLPRSLLDKTNAY from the coding sequence ATGCGCCGCATCGCCTACCTCACCGGGACCCGCGCCGATTTCGGCTTGATGGTGTCCACCCTGCGGCGCCTGCAAGCGATGCCGGGCGTCGAGGTGAGCACGTTCGTGACGGGCATGCACCTGAGCGCGGCGTACGGCGACACCGTGCGTGAGGTCGAGGCTTCCGGCCTGCCCATCGCGGCCAGCGTGCCGGTGAACATCGACGAGCGCACGCCGGAGGCGATGGCGAACGCGATCGGGGACACCGTCCAGGGCCTGACGCGCGCATTGGCCGTCCACCGGCCCGACCTGCTGCTGCTGCTCGGAGACCGGGGAGAGATGCTCGCCGGCGCGATCGCGGCGCTGCACCTCGGAATTCCGATCGCGCACCTGCACGGTGGCGAGCGCTCAGGCACGGTGGACGAACCGGTGCGGCACGCGATCACCAAGCTCAGCCATCTGCATCTGGTGGCGAGCGAAGAGTCACGCGATCGCGTCATTCGCATGGGCGAATTGCCGGAGCACGTTCACGTGGTCGGCGCGCCGGGCCTGGACGAGATCGTCGGCCGCAAGCCGTCCGCGCGCGAGGCGCTGCTGCACCGCCTGGGCCTGCCTGCGGGCGCGCGCTACGCCCTGGTGCTGTTCCATCCCGTCGTGCAGGAAGCCGGCGACGCCGGCGCGCAGACCCGCGCGCTGCTGCAGGCCGTGCGCGACGAAGTGCTTTCGCAAGGCCTGCATGCGGTCTGGCTGGCCCCCAATGCCGACGCCGGTTCGGGCGCGATCGTGCAGGAGATGCAGCGCGCAACGGGCGACCGCCTGCACTGCCTCACCCACGTGCCGCGAGCCGACTACCTCGATGCGCTCGAGGGCGCGGAACTGCTGGCCGGCAATTCCTCGTCCGGAATCATCGAGGCCGCCTCCTTCGGCACGCCGGTGGTGAACGTGGGCACGCGCCAGCGGCTGCGGCAGCGCAACGCCAACACCATCGACTGCGGCACCGACACCGCACAGATCGCCGCGGCGTTGCGCGAGGCCGTGGGGCACGGCCGTTACTCGCGCGAGAACGTCTACGGCGACGGACGCGCGGGCGAGCGCATCGCCGAGCTGCTGGGGACGCATCCCTTGCCGCGCAGCCTGCTGGACAAGACCAATGCGTACTGA
- a CDS encoding polysaccharide biosynthesis protein has product MQWPRRAARVTLDLALVALAWWLAFWLRFNLEVPGEFIGLASEGLGICVVAYAAAFVVARVWRHVWSYTGLPELRQLVVGIVVGGAITGALLLALRLPNFPRSVLLLQPVLALVLLGAARAGWRTVVESRSAHGGGRRVLIVGSLQDAADALRALKGSHEWLPVGIVSPIPSDVGRSIQDVRVLGGVDAMAQACAEVQAQTALVASPPGSDDRRQALLGATDAGIPLLTLPRPDEWLKAQGAGPRRVELEDLLGREPVQLDEAGLSDLMSGQTVLVTGAGGSIGSELCRQIARFGAARLVCLDISEYAIYELEQELRASHPQMRGLYYTCNVREPQRLAAIAQRHRPAVVFHAAAYKHVPLMEQLNEIEALRTNVIGTLNAARVAGECGARRFVMISTDKAVNPTNVMGASKRLAEMLVQAVAGRYPQTRFVSVRFGNVLGSSGSVVPLFASQIARGGPVTVTHPEIVRYFMTIPEAAQLVLQAGLMGQSGEIFVLDMGEPVRIVELARMLIRLSGHSEQEIPISYIGLRPGEKLYEELLANDETTVPTPHPKLRVAKSGGALPDIEAVAKWIEGAGAAPAGELLRGWLREQVPEYSPPGTVDQAA; this is encoded by the coding sequence ATGCAGTGGCCTAGGCGCGCTGCCCGCGTCACGCTCGACCTCGCGCTGGTCGCGCTGGCGTGGTGGCTGGCGTTCTGGCTGCGCTTCAACCTGGAGGTGCCGGGCGAGTTCATCGGCCTCGCATCGGAGGGCCTGGGCATCTGCGTCGTGGCTTACGCAGCCGCTTTCGTGGTCGCGCGCGTGTGGCGCCATGTCTGGAGCTACACCGGGCTCCCCGAGCTGCGCCAACTCGTGGTCGGCATCGTGGTGGGCGGCGCGATCACGGGGGCGCTGCTCCTGGCCCTGCGGTTGCCCAACTTCCCGCGTTCCGTGCTGCTGCTCCAGCCGGTGCTGGCCCTGGTGCTGCTGGGCGCGGCGCGCGCGGGCTGGCGCACGGTGGTCGAAAGCCGCTCGGCCCACGGGGGCGGCCGCCGCGTGCTGATCGTGGGGTCGCTGCAGGATGCCGCCGATGCGCTGCGAGCCCTGAAGGGGTCGCATGAGTGGCTGCCGGTCGGCATCGTCAGCCCGATCCCGAGCGATGTCGGCCGATCGATCCAGGACGTCCGGGTGCTCGGGGGTGTCGACGCGATGGCGCAGGCCTGCGCCGAAGTGCAGGCGCAGACCGCGCTCGTGGCCAGCCCGCCGGGCTCGGACGATCGGCGCCAGGCCTTGCTGGGGGCGACGGACGCGGGCATCCCGCTGCTCACGCTGCCCAGGCCCGACGAGTGGCTCAAGGCGCAAGGCGCCGGGCCGCGCCGGGTCGAACTGGAAGACCTGCTGGGCCGCGAACCCGTGCAGCTGGATGAAGCCGGCCTCTCGGACCTGATGTCCGGCCAGACGGTGCTGGTGACCGGCGCCGGCGGCTCCATCGGCTCCGAGCTGTGCCGCCAGATCGCGCGTTTCGGCGCGGCCCGGCTGGTCTGCCTCGACATCTCGGAATACGCGATCTACGAGCTCGAACAGGAGCTCCGGGCCAGCCACCCGCAGATGCGCGGCCTCTACTACACCTGCAACGTGCGGGAGCCGCAGCGCCTGGCCGCGATCGCCCAGCGCCACCGGCCCGCTGTGGTCTTCCACGCCGCTGCCTACAAGCATGTGCCGCTGATGGAGCAGCTCAACGAGATCGAGGCGCTGCGCACCAACGTCATCGGAACGCTGAACGCCGCGCGTGTGGCGGGCGAGTGCGGGGCGCGCCGCTTCGTCATGATCTCCACCGACAAGGCGGTCAATCCCACGAACGTGATGGGCGCGAGCAAGCGCCTGGCCGAGATGTTGGTGCAGGCGGTCGCGGGCCGGTATCCGCAGACGCGGTTCGTGTCGGTGCGGTTCGGCAACGTGCTGGGGTCGAGCGGATCGGTGGTGCCGCTCTTCGCTTCGCAGATCGCGCGCGGCGGGCCGGTGACCGTCACGCATCCGGAGATCGTTCGCTACTTCATGACCATTCCGGAGGCGGCGCAGCTGGTGCTCCAGGCCGGGCTGATGGGGCAGTCCGGCGAGATCTTCGTGCTGGACATGGGTGAGCCTGTGCGCATCGTGGAGCTCGCGCGCATGCTGATCCGGCTTTCGGGGCACTCCGAGCAGGAGATCCCCATCAGCTACATCGGCCTGCGGCCCGGCGAGAAGCTCTACGAGGAACTGCTCGCCAACGACGAGACCACGGTGCCCACGCCGCATCCGAAGCTTCGCGTCGCCAAGTCGGGTGGCGCGTTGCCGGACATCGAAGCCGTGGCGAAATGGATCGAAGGGGCCGGCGCCGCGCCGGCGGGAGAACTGCTGCGAGGGTGGTTGCGGGAGCAGGTGCCGGAGTACAGCCCGCCCGGCACCGTCGACCAGGCGGCCTAG
- a CDS encoding YggT family protein, protein MAQEILSFLLDVAAGLLGGACLLRLYMQHQRVPFGNPVGRFVFAITDWLILPLRRVLPSIRRVDTASLVAAYLVELAQYTILWALFSRGDYTAVPLIALFGLLQLAVAALTALVIVYAILSWVQSESPLADVIDRLCAPLLRPFRRVIPLVGGIDLSPLALLVVLQVISMVLRAAANSAL, encoded by the coding sequence ATGGCGCAAGAAATCCTTTCTTTTCTGCTGGACGTCGCGGCCGGCCTGCTGGGCGGCGCGTGCCTGCTGCGCCTGTACATGCAGCACCAGCGCGTGCCGTTCGGCAACCCGGTGGGACGCTTCGTGTTCGCCATCACCGACTGGCTGATCCTGCCGCTTCGCCGCGTGCTGCCGTCGATCCGCCGGGTGGACACGGCCAGCCTGGTGGCGGCGTACCTCGTCGAGCTGGCGCAGTACACGATCCTGTGGGCGCTGTTCAGCCGCGGCGATTACACGGCCGTTCCGCTGATCGCGCTGTTCGGGCTTTTGCAGCTGGCCGTGGCGGCGCTGACGGCGCTGGTGATCGTTTACGCGATCCTGTCGTGGGTGCAGAGCGAATCACCGCTGGCCGATGTGATCGACCGCCTCTGCGCACCGCTGCTGCGGCCGTTCCGCCGGGTGATCCCGTTGGTGGGCGGGATCGACCTGTCGCCGCTGGCGCTGCTGGTAGTGCTGCAGGTGATCTCGATGGTGCTGCGCGCCGCGGCGAACTCCGCCCTCTAG
- the trpB gene encoding tryptophan synthase subunit beta — protein MPSYQQPDPSGHFGPYGGSFVSETLTHAIEQLREAYARWQNDPEFLAEFRYELAHFVGRPSPVYHAQRMSREMGGAQIYLKREDLNHTGAHKINNVIGQAMLARRMGKPRVIAETGAGQHGVATATICARYGLECVVYMGSEDVKRQSPNVYRMNLLGARVVPVESGSRTLKDALNEAMRDWVTNVENTFYIIGTVAGPHPYPMMVRDFQSVIGNECLEQMPKMAGRQPDAVIACVGGGSNAMGIFHPYIPYEATRLIGVEAAGEGLESGKHSASLQRGSPGVLHGNRTYILQDSNGQITETHSVSAGLDYPGVGPEHSWLKDIGRAEYVGITDQEALEAFHYLCRTEGIIPALESSHAVAYAMKLAPTMRPDQHLLVNLSGRGDKDIGTVADLAGVDFYDRPSMRGLKLKGGK, from the coding sequence ATGCCCTCCTATCAACAACCTGATCCGTCCGGCCACTTCGGCCCCTACGGCGGCAGCTTCGTCAGCGAGACGCTGACCCACGCGATCGAGCAGCTGCGCGAGGCCTACGCGCGCTGGCAGAACGACCCCGAGTTCCTGGCCGAATTCCGCTACGAGCTGGCCCACTTCGTCGGCCGCCCCTCGCCCGTCTACCACGCGCAGCGAATGAGCCGCGAGATGGGCGGCGCGCAGATCTACCTCAAGCGCGAAGACCTCAACCACACCGGCGCGCACAAGATCAACAACGTGATCGGCCAGGCCATGCTGGCGCGCCGCATGGGCAAGCCGCGCGTCATCGCCGAAACCGGCGCCGGCCAGCACGGCGTGGCCACGGCCACCATCTGCGCGCGCTACGGACTCGAATGCGTGGTCTACATGGGCAGCGAGGACGTCAAGCGCCAGAGCCCCAACGTCTACCGCATGAACCTGCTGGGCGCGCGTGTCGTGCCGGTGGAATCTGGCAGCAGGACGCTGAAGGACGCTCTCAACGAGGCGATGCGCGACTGGGTCACCAACGTCGAGAACACCTTCTACATCATCGGCACGGTGGCCGGCCCGCACCCTTACCCGATGATGGTGCGCGACTTCCAGAGCGTGATCGGCAACGAATGCCTGGAGCAGATGCCGAAGATGGCCGGCCGCCAGCCGGATGCCGTCATCGCCTGCGTGGGCGGCGGCAGCAACGCGATGGGCATCTTCCATCCCTACATCCCGTACGAAGCCACGCGCCTGATCGGCGTGGAAGCGGCCGGTGAAGGTCTGGAGAGCGGCAAGCACTCCGCTTCGCTGCAGCGCGGCAGCCCCGGCGTGCTGCACGGCAACCGCACCTACATCCTGCAGGATTCCAACGGCCAGATCACCGAAACGCACAGCGTGAGCGCCGGCCTCGACTACCCCGGCGTCGGCCCCGAGCACTCCTGGCTCAAGGACATCGGCCGCGCCGAGTACGTCGGCATCACCGACCAGGAGGCGCTGGAAGCCTTCCACTACCTGTGCCGCACCGAAGGCATCATCCCCGCGCTGGAATCCAGCCATGCCGTGGCCTATGCGATGAAGCTCGCGCCGACGATGCGGCCCGACCAGCACCTTTTGGTCAACCTGTCCGGCCGCGGCGACAAGGACATCGGCACCGTCGCGGACCTGGCGGGCGTCGATTTCTACGACCGGCCCTCGATGCGCGGCTTGAAGCTGAAGGGCGGCAAATGA
- the neuB gene encoding N-acetylneuraminate synthase, with amino-acid sequence MAASAPRTFVIAEAGVNHNGDPEMAIALADAALATGADAVKFQTFRAEDVVSASAPTADYQRTNTGATSQFEMIKALELDEEGHRRVARHCARIGIEFFSTPFSPQAVDLLVGLGVRRVKLPSGEITNRPLLQKAAMTGLPLLLSTGMSTLEEVRTAVGWIEAAWARGARPSASPALVLLHCTSAYPAPAEALNLRAIGALAGAFPALPIGYSDHSQGIEAALAAVSLGAAVVEKHLTLDKKLPGPDHRASADPAEFAAMVSALRRLEPMLGDGIKRPHPVEENTRDVARRSVVSTRSLPAGHVLAADDLALRRPGTGIAPDRLEALPGRRLREPVAADVPLQWSMLEEGG; translated from the coding sequence ATGGCCGCTAGTGCGCCGCGAACCTTCGTCATCGCGGAAGCCGGGGTCAACCACAACGGTGATCCGGAGATGGCCATCGCGTTGGCCGATGCCGCACTGGCGACCGGCGCCGACGCGGTCAAGTTCCAGACCTTCCGCGCCGAGGACGTGGTGAGCGCCTCGGCGCCGACCGCCGACTACCAGCGCACCAACACCGGTGCCACCAGCCAGTTCGAGATGATCAAGGCGCTCGAACTGGACGAGGAAGGCCACCGGCGCGTGGCGCGGCATTGCGCCCGCATCGGCATCGAGTTCTTCTCCACGCCCTTCTCGCCGCAAGCCGTCGACCTGCTGGTAGGGCTGGGCGTGCGGCGGGTCAAGCTGCCTTCGGGCGAGATCACCAACCGGCCGCTGCTGCAGAAGGCGGCGATGACGGGGCTGCCGCTGCTGCTGTCCACCGGCATGTCGACGCTCGAAGAAGTGCGCACCGCCGTGGGCTGGATCGAAGCGGCGTGGGCGCGCGGCGCGAGGCCATCCGCTTCTCCGGCGCTGGTGCTGCTGCATTGCACGTCCGCGTATCCGGCGCCCGCCGAAGCGCTCAACCTGCGCGCAATCGGCGCGCTGGCCGGGGCGTTTCCGGCGCTGCCGATCGGCTACTCGGACCACAGCCAGGGCATCGAAGCGGCACTCGCGGCGGTCTCGCTCGGGGCGGCCGTGGTCGAGAAGCACCTGACGCTGGACAAGAAACTTCCCGGACCCGATCACCGCGCGTCCGCCGATCCCGCGGAGTTCGCCGCGATGGTTTCGGCGCTCCGCCGGCTGGAGCCGATGCTCGGCGACGGCATCAAGCGTCCTCATCCGGTCGAGGAGAACACGCGCGACGTTGCGCGACGCAGCGTCGTGAGCACGCGCAGCCTGCCCGCCGGCCATGTGCTCGCCGCGGACGACCTCGCGCTGCGCCGGCCGGGCACCGGCATCGCGCCGGATCGGCTCGAGGCTCTTCCCGGCCGCCGCTTGCGCGAACCGGTGGCGGCCGACGTGCCCTTGCAGTGGTCGATGCTGGAGGAGGGCGGCTGA
- a CDS encoding aminotransferase class I/II-fold pyridoxal phosphate-dependent enzyme gives MRTEAASPLVTRLLVPLSLTWTEAVQRMDSEGEGILLAVDTQGVLRRTVTDGDLRRAMLASAAPGATLADLPSNPPICVRDDADATAARRLMEQHRISHVPVVDAQGRPIDLIHSRELAGRIWLSPPHLGEEETAFVEDAFRSNWIAPLGPHVDGFEREVAAFTGVGHAAALSSGTAAIHLGLLLLGVQPGDTVFCSSLTFVGSCNPILYCGAKPVFIDSEPGSWNMSPAALERAFEWARRENRMPRCVVIVNLYGQSADMDALLPVCRRHGVPVLEDAAESLGATYRGRASGSFGDVGVFSFNGNKIITTSGGGVLVSDDASLVARARKLATQAREPAGHYEHREIGFNYRMSNVLAGIGRGQLKVLAQRVQRRREVFETYRQALSGCEGVEWMPEFAGSVSTRWLSCLVLRGPDAQARRDAVVRQLERHAIEARPVWKPMQVQPLYAGAPFFAHAEGADVSAGLFEGGLCLPSGSNLSGAQLERIALHLRHALGATSNAVA, from the coding sequence ATGCGTACTGAAGCCGCCAGCCCGCTCGTTACGCGCCTGCTGGTGCCGCTTTCGCTCACCTGGACCGAGGCCGTGCAGCGGATGGACAGCGAGGGCGAGGGCATCCTGCTGGCCGTCGACACGCAAGGCGTGCTGCGACGCACGGTCACCGACGGCGACCTGCGCCGCGCCATGCTGGCCTCGGCAGCGCCGGGCGCGACGCTGGCCGACCTGCCATCGAACCCGCCGATCTGTGTGCGCGACGACGCGGACGCGACGGCTGCCCGCCGGCTGATGGAGCAGCACCGCATCAGCCATGTCCCCGTGGTCGATGCGCAGGGCCGCCCCATCGACCTGATCCACAGCCGGGAACTCGCGGGCCGCATCTGGCTGTCGCCGCCGCACCTGGGGGAAGAGGAAACCGCCTTCGTGGAGGACGCGTTCCGCTCGAACTGGATCGCGCCGCTCGGGCCGCACGTCGACGGCTTCGAGCGCGAGGTGGCGGCCTTCACCGGCGTCGGCCACGCCGCCGCGCTCAGCTCCGGGACGGCCGCGATCCACCTCGGGCTGCTGCTGCTGGGCGTGCAGCCGGGCGATACGGTGTTCTGCTCGTCGCTGACGTTCGTCGGGAGCTGCAATCCCATCCTGTACTGCGGCGCGAAGCCGGTGTTCATCGATTCGGAGCCGGGCAGCTGGAACATGTCGCCCGCCGCCCTGGAACGCGCCTTCGAATGGGCGCGGCGCGAGAACCGGATGCCACGCTGCGTGGTGATCGTGAACCTCTACGGCCAGAGCGCTGACATGGACGCGCTGCTGCCGGTGTGCCGCCGTCACGGCGTCCCGGTGCTGGAAGACGCGGCCGAATCCCTGGGCGCGACGTACCGGGGACGCGCCAGCGGGAGCTTCGGCGACGTGGGCGTGTTCTCCTTCAACGGCAACAAGATCATCACCACCTCCGGCGGCGGCGTGCTCGTGTCGGATGACGCTTCGCTGGTGGCGCGTGCGCGCAAGCTGGCGACGCAGGCGCGGGAGCCGGCGGGCCACTACGAGCACCGCGAGATCGGCTTCAACTACCGCATGAGCAACGTGCTGGCGGGCATCGGCCGCGGCCAGCTCAAGGTGCTGGCGCAGCGCGTGCAGCGTCGGCGCGAGGTGTTCGAGACCTACCGCCAGGCACTTTCCGGCTGCGAGGGCGTCGAGTGGATGCCCGAATTCGCGGGCAGCGTGTCCACCCGCTGGCTGAGCTGCCTGGTGCTGCGCGGCCCCGATGCGCAGGCACGGCGCGACGCGGTCGTGCGGCAGCTGGAGCGCCACGCGATCGAGGCGCGGCCCGTGTGGAAGCCGATGCAGGTGCAGCCCTTGTACGCCGGCGCGCCGTTCTTCGCGCACGCAGAGGGCGCCGACGTGTCGGCCGGTCTGTTCGAAGGCGGCCTGTGCCTGCCCTCGGGATCGAACCTGAGCGGGGCGCAGTTGGAGCGGATCGCCCTGCACCTGCGGCACGCGCTGGGCGCGACATCGAATGCAGTGGCCTAG
- the trpA gene encoding tryptophan synthase subunit alpha, with amino-acid sequence MSRISATFARLAAARRKALIPYVTAGFPFADITPELMHGMVEAGADVIELGVPFSDPMADGPVIQKAGEKALALGVGMTQVLAMVSAFRERDSQTPVVLMGYANPVERYDLVHGQGTFIRDAASAGVDGVLIVDYPPEECGQFASDLKKAGLDLIFLLAPTSTARRMQQVAEVASGYVYYVALKGVTGAGHLDTATVEQMLPRIREHVKVPVGVGFGIRDAASAKAISKVADAVIIGTKIVQLVEQQPRERVVPEVAAFLREIRQALDH; translated from the coding sequence ATGAGCCGCATCTCCGCCACGTTCGCACGACTCGCCGCCGCGCGCCGCAAGGCCCTCATTCCCTATGTCACCGCCGGTTTCCCGTTCGCCGACATCACGCCGGAGCTGATGCACGGCATGGTGGAAGCCGGGGCCGACGTCATCGAGCTCGGCGTGCCTTTCTCCGACCCGATGGCCGACGGGCCGGTGATCCAGAAAGCGGGCGAGAAGGCGCTGGCGCTGGGCGTCGGCATGACGCAAGTGCTCGCCATGGTGAGCGCCTTCCGCGAGCGGGATTCGCAGACGCCGGTCGTGCTCATGGGTTATGCCAATCCCGTCGAGCGCTACGACCTGGTGCACGGCCAGGGCACTTTCATCCGGGATGCGGCCAGTGCCGGCGTCGACGGCGTGCTGATCGTGGACTACCCGCCGGAGGAATGCGGCCAGTTCGCTAGCGACCTGAAGAAAGCCGGCCTGGACCTGATCTTCCTGCTCGCGCCCACCAGCACCGCCCGCCGCATGCAGCAGGTGGCCGAGGTGGCGAGCGGCTACGTCTACTACGTTGCGCTCAAGGGCGTGACCGGCGCCGGCCACCTGGATACCGCGACGGTCGAGCAGATGCTGCCGCGCATCCGCGAGCACGTGAAGGTTCCCGTCGGGGTCGGCTTCGGCATCCGCGATGCGGCCAGCGCGAAGGCCATCTCGAAAGTGGCCGACGCGGTGATCATCGGCACGAAGATCGTCCAGCTCGTCGAGCAGCAGCCGCGCGAGCGGGTCGTACCCGAAGTCGCGGCCTTCCTGCGCGAAATCCGCCAGGCGCTGGATCACTAG